One window of Botrimarina mediterranea genomic DNA carries:
- the secD gene encoding protein translocase subunit SecD — protein MSIPTHDLTGRNQLTRRTGSLGWLLASLTLALVAMAPVVAQESETPAAPAAQEAEAPAEEAAEAPTADDALAPDAEVTSEEEMEAGDAAISAVPDGAEPAPAGKGVPSSPSANSDDSPAAGAIDEVASDAAAAASTERILGVLATLAAIIVPIVLGNWLAKKWRMPEQAWRLAIIFTVFSVAALTVATGQFKGGPDLAGGITLVYELADTSGAAPASGDVAPVEANALDTEADEETRGETDTDDAEAESTETSPQRKVDIDKLIDALAQRIDPAGTKEVSIRNYGGAIEIIIPKAGDSDLEYIKRRITDLGQLEFRIVADPRWTEDRSIIEKAQLLGPSEKLVVLNDKPVAEWVEYNEKEFGEDDSRLVQRTAGSRKEALVLLDRHNVTGEFLRNASKSYDEIGAPIVIFNFDTIGSRKFGRFTGENLENPSTGVKRFLGILLDKNLLSAPSLNDRITSSGQISIGSGADAEKEVDYIVGILNAGSLPAALNKTPISEETISPTLGATTIQKGKYAITVSLVGILVFMVLYYRFAGVMACFALLGMLLLVLASMVLMQAAFTLPGIAGIVLTIGMAVDANVLIYERMREEMKKGASLRMAIRNGFDKAFSSIFDANVTSLIAAVVLYSVGTGPIKGFGVTMFLGILMSMFTAVFCSRTFFDIAERRRWIKKLSFGSMIGETNFDFIGKAIPAMVLSLVVIGIGLAGVFGRGTNLLDIDFTGGSSVTMVLKQDEAMSIAEVTEALTPELGDKNLLVVARTDDDNVEAAPQNRYTISTNVDDVDAVEALIVELFGDKLQTFDVQLGEPEAYTEAGGSTGTLLPLVFNEGQGFGENDGLAHDALVAQLKDILAAQGRSGIAPQVENDDYTSGSGQRFKDWTLRLPLSEEETTAVAQTLQSDLADEPLFPLTSKIGGRVASDLQSKAIWSTVLTLIGITAYLWFRFQSVAYGLAAALALVHDVLVTLGAIALSSWVVQSVPALATALQVDSFQISLTILAAFITIIGYSLNDTIVIFDRIREIKGKSPRVTKDIINKAINQTLSRTILTAVTTLIVVVILYFFGGAGIHAFAFAMVIGVIAGTYSTVFIATPALLWMIGGGDGTKTAAGNSPRKAA, from the coding sequence ATGTCGATCCCCACCCACGACCTGACCGGACGGAACCAATTGACTCGTCGGACAGGGTCCCTCGGTTGGCTTCTCGCCTCGCTGACGCTGGCCCTCGTGGCCATGGCGCCGGTTGTCGCTCAAGAGTCCGAAACCCCCGCGGCCCCGGCCGCGCAGGAAGCGGAGGCTCCCGCAGAAGAAGCGGCGGAAGCCCCGACCGCTGACGACGCCCTGGCCCCTGACGCGGAGGTCACTAGCGAAGAAGAGATGGAAGCCGGCGACGCCGCGATCTCGGCTGTCCCGGACGGCGCCGAGCCAGCGCCTGCCGGTAAAGGCGTGCCGTCATCGCCGAGCGCCAACTCGGACGACTCTCCCGCCGCCGGCGCGATCGACGAGGTCGCCAGCGACGCCGCGGCCGCCGCCTCGACCGAGCGGATTCTTGGCGTCCTCGCCACGCTGGCGGCGATCATTGTGCCGATCGTGCTAGGTAACTGGCTGGCGAAGAAATGGCGGATGCCCGAGCAGGCCTGGCGGCTGGCGATCATCTTCACGGTCTTCTCGGTGGCGGCGTTGACCGTTGCGACGGGCCAGTTCAAGGGCGGCCCCGACCTCGCCGGCGGCATCACGCTCGTCTACGAGCTCGCCGACACCAGCGGCGCAGCTCCGGCTTCAGGAGACGTAGCCCCTGTCGAGGCCAACGCGCTCGATACCGAGGCCGACGAAGAGACGCGCGGCGAGACCGACACCGACGACGCCGAGGCTGAATCGACCGAGACTTCGCCCCAACGCAAGGTCGACATCGACAAGCTGATCGACGCCCTCGCCCAACGCATCGACCCCGCGGGCACCAAGGAAGTCTCGATCCGCAACTACGGCGGCGCTATCGAGATCATCATCCCCAAAGCGGGCGATAGCGACCTGGAGTACATCAAGCGGCGGATCACCGACCTCGGCCAGCTCGAGTTCCGTATCGTCGCCGATCCGCGTTGGACCGAAGACCGCTCGATCATTGAGAAGGCCCAGCTGCTCGGACCGAGCGAGAAGCTTGTCGTGCTGAACGATAAGCCGGTCGCTGAGTGGGTGGAGTACAACGAGAAGGAATTCGGCGAAGACGACAGTCGATTGGTGCAGCGCACCGCCGGCAGCCGCAAAGAGGCCCTGGTGCTGCTCGACCGCCACAATGTGACGGGCGAGTTTCTCCGCAACGCCTCGAAGAGCTACGACGAGATCGGCGCCCCGATCGTCATCTTCAATTTTGACACGATCGGCTCGCGCAAGTTCGGCCGGTTCACGGGCGAGAACCTCGAGAACCCCTCCACGGGGGTGAAGCGGTTCCTCGGCATCCTGCTCGACAAGAACCTGTTGTCGGCGCCGAGCCTCAACGACCGCATTACCTCGAGCGGCCAGATCTCGATTGGCAGCGGCGCCGACGCGGAGAAGGAAGTCGACTACATCGTCGGCATCCTCAACGCGGGCAGCCTGCCGGCCGCGCTCAACAAGACCCCCATCAGCGAAGAGACGATCAGCCCGACCCTCGGCGCCACGACGATCCAGAAGGGCAAGTACGCGATCACGGTTTCGCTGGTCGGCATCCTGGTTTTCATGGTGCTGTACTACCGCTTCGCGGGCGTGATGGCCTGCTTTGCGCTGTTGGGGATGCTGCTGCTGGTTCTCGCCTCGATGGTGCTTATGCAGGCGGCGTTCACGCTGCCTGGCATCGCCGGCATCGTGCTCACGATCGGTATGGCGGTCGACGCCAACGTCCTCATCTACGAGCGCATGCGTGAGGAGATGAAGAAGGGCGCCAGCCTCCGCATGGCGATCCGCAACGGTTTCGACAAGGCTTTCTCTTCGATCTTCGACGCCAACGTCACGTCGTTGATCGCGGCGGTCGTCCTCTACAGCGTCGGCACCGGCCCCATCAAGGGCTTCGGCGTCACGATGTTCCTCGGCATCTTGATGTCGATGTTTACGGCAGTTTTCTGCAGCCGGACGTTCTTCGACATCGCCGAACGCCGCCGCTGGATCAAGAAGCTGTCGTTCGGCTCGATGATCGGCGAGACCAACTTCGACTTCATCGGCAAGGCGATCCCGGCGATGGTCCTGTCGTTGGTGGTGATCGGCATCGGCCTAGCGGGCGTCTTCGGCCGCGGCACGAACCTGCTCGACATCGACTTCACCGGCGGGTCGAGCGTCACGATGGTCCTCAAGCAAGACGAGGCGATGTCCATCGCCGAAGTCACCGAGGCCCTCACCCCCGAGCTTGGCGACAAGAACCTGCTCGTGGTCGCACGGACCGACGACGACAACGTCGAAGCGGCGCCGCAAAATCGCTACACGATCAGCACCAACGTTGACGATGTTGACGCCGTCGAGGCGTTGATCGTCGAACTGTTCGGCGACAAGCTCCAGACGTTCGACGTCCAGCTCGGCGAGCCCGAGGCCTACACAGAGGCCGGCGGCTCGACCGGCACGCTGCTGCCGCTGGTGTTCAACGAAGGACAGGGCTTCGGCGAGAACGACGGATTGGCCCACGACGCGCTCGTCGCCCAGCTGAAGGACATCCTCGCCGCGCAAGGCCGCAGCGGGATCGCGCCGCAGGTCGAGAACGACGACTACACGTCCGGAAGCGGCCAACGCTTCAAGGACTGGACGCTGCGTCTACCCCTCTCGGAAGAAGAGACCACAGCCGTCGCCCAGACGCTGCAAAGCGACCTCGCCGACGAGCCGCTCTTCCCGCTCACCAGCAAGATCGGCGGGCGCGTCGCCTCGGACCTCCAGTCGAAGGCGATCTGGTCGACCGTGCTAACCCTGATCGGCATCACCGCCTACCTGTGGTTCCGCTTCCAGAGCGTCGCCTACGGCTTGGCCGCGGCGCTCGCGCTGGTGCACGACGTGCTCGTCACGCTTGGGGCGATCGCGCTCTCGTCGTGGGTGGTCCAAAGCGTCCCCGCCCTGGCGACCGCGCTGCAGGTCGACTCGTTCCAGATCAGCCTGACGATCCTGGCGGCGTTCATCACGATCATCGGCTACTCCCTGAACGACACGATCGTGATCTTCGACCGCATCCGTGAGATCAAAGGCAAGAGCCCGCGGGTCACGAAGGACATAATCAACAAGGCCATCAACCAGACGCTCAGCCGGACCATCCTCACCGCCGTGACCACGTTGATCGTGGTGGTGATCCTGTACTTCTTCGGCGGCGCGGGCATCCACGCATTCGCGTTCGCGATGGTGATCGGCGTCATCGCCGGCACGTACAGCACGGTGTTCATCGCGACGCCGGCGCTGCTGTGGATGATCGGCGGCGGCGACGGCACAAAGACCGCCGCCGGCAACTCCCCCCGCAAGGCGGCGTAA
- a CDS encoding LysM peptidoglycan-binding domain-containing protein, translating into MTELNKLLTSLILLGGGFFAASLVGPPEVIDRLSRYLQPSGFDESEGLRPLAANTLDRRNGIGGADPWSAPAPSAAASSLGNPSSPTNPSSPTNPSSPTNQVASVAAMMPTGSWSDEAPMSNVAPESPWGPPSEASTGASRLDVEAPSQDWLTSQNLASTGLQEPHRGPSGRPLTPVPRGNATDDARPALGVEAPESAEREAPPSDGWPELRAPLPPVAQQGAQQGVQEGVQEGFEPNVPQEVTVAKPMLDASPYEAEFNEPNPYGARPRFDAASTGFDSDRNPLRYDASAGQSFDPIERQPAAASESFVQHIVTDGDTLASIADRYLGDSDRSQELFELNRDRLQHPDVLPIGMVLKAPKDRPARAAAPAVSATGVGYPHLERPGDFSTVSASEAYLPPAATAQRRPLKPVGSAEDRPLTDEQRRGPVDALYQQEFAWDANGW; encoded by the coding sequence GTGACCGAACTCAACAAGCTTCTCACTTCGCTGATTCTCTTGGGCGGCGGCTTCTTCGCCGCGTCGCTGGTCGGCCCCCCCGAGGTGATCGACCGCCTGTCGCGGTACTTGCAGCCGTCGGGCTTCGACGAGTCCGAAGGGCTGCGACCGCTCGCCGCCAACACCTTGGACCGTCGGAACGGCATCGGCGGCGCCGACCCGTGGTCGGCCCCGGCGCCGTCGGCGGCGGCCTCATCGCTGGGCAACCCTTCATCGCCAACCAACCCTTCATCGCCAACCAATCCCTCGTCGCCAACCAATCAAGTCGCCTCCGTGGCGGCGATGATGCCGACCGGTTCGTGGTCCGACGAGGCGCCGATGTCGAACGTGGCGCCGGAGTCTCCCTGGGGACCACCCTCTGAGGCGTCCACAGGGGCCTCTAGGCTCGATGTCGAGGCTCCCTCGCAGGATTGGCTTACCAGCCAAAACCTCGCGTCAACGGGCCTCCAGGAGCCTCACAGGGGCCCTTCTGGGCGTCCCCTGACGCCCGTCCCCCGCGGCAACGCGACCGACGACGCCAGGCCGGCCCTCGGCGTCGAGGCGCCCGAGTCGGCCGAGCGGGAGGCGCCCCCGTCGGACGGCTGGCCCGAGCTCCGCGCCCCACTGCCGCCGGTGGCCCAGCAGGGGGCCCAGCAAGGGGTTCAGGAAGGGGTTCAGGAAGGCTTCGAGCCGAACGTCCCGCAAGAAGTCACCGTGGCCAAGCCCATGCTCGACGCCAGCCCGTACGAGGCCGAATTCAACGAGCCCAACCCGTATGGAGCCCGTCCGCGGTTCGACGCCGCCTCGACGGGGTTCGACTCCGATCGCAACCCGCTCCGCTACGACGCGTCGGCGGGGCAATCGTTCGACCCGATCGAGCGGCAACCGGCCGCCGCCAGCGAGTCGTTCGTCCAGCACATCGTCACCGACGGCGACACGCTCGCCTCGATCGCCGATCGCTACCTCGGCGACTCGGACCGATCGCAAGAGCTCTTCGAGTTGAACCGCGACCGGCTCCAGCACCCCGACGTCTTACCGATCGGCATGGTCCTCAAGGCGCCGAAGGACCGCCCGGCCCGAGCCGCGGCGCCCGCCGTCAGCGCCACCGGCGTTGGCTACCCGCACCTCGAACGGCCCGGCGACTTCTCGACCGTGTCGGCGTCGGAGGCCTACCTGCCGCCGGCAGCGACCGCTCAGCGCCGGCCGCTGAAGCCGGTCGGCTCGGCCGAAGACCGCCCGCTGACGGATGAACAGCGCCGCGGCCCCGTCGATGCGCTGTATCAACAAGAGTTCGCCTGGGACGCCAACGGCTGGTGA
- a CDS encoding ABC transporter permease subunit, with product MPLGPVFRHEMLAAGRKRRYFWVRVLVGVGMLLLLAMGYLSVYEQTRFQQGYNAVDGAGRMSISGAAMLSSTFYVMFAWATMLGVLLITPAIVAGAIATERERRTIEYLFATDLSNAEIVLDKIVARLLVVAKLVLATLPVLAIFRLLGGVPGALLLTHFAMLASTATLTAAIALTVGVWCERARDAVPRAIGAVFAWIVALPMAFFISSLLMFRQTPWADWFNTSVLMPTIQAMAAVHPLMMLFQSSGVLGSVLGIDLDRWAIARMVLLHFVAATVLLGVCVAMVRKVHLRAAAKPGVRLKATTGSAASRSPYENRPMLWKEMFAASVRKSGTKKWVARLGVAVLLIAAGSPFAVMLYGVITGEWRVDFETYMGVATGIVTTCGSILVLLIGSRAAGLVTYEHERDTLVSLLSTPLDSTAIVSAKTWGNLYAYRWPLIGLALIPLLGAMIEIQALLSTLGVITSLALLSWAATAIGLAVSMRMKNSIKAIAATMFVLLAIGVFYSLLGFTFAAVGGWSDNDFAIFVAPPLAPFLIAFPMLVGAESSGPPDEVVASYALGLGFYAVIGFFVTVSNKRQFDRINGRSPEAVPLPVSANHQPLASQANSC from the coding sequence ATGCCCCTCGGCCCCGTCTTTCGCCATGAGATGCTCGCCGCCGGGCGGAAGCGGCGGTACTTCTGGGTTCGCGTCCTGGTGGGCGTCGGGATGCTGTTGCTCTTGGCGATGGGCTATCTGTCGGTCTACGAGCAGACCCGGTTCCAACAGGGCTACAATGCCGTCGATGGCGCCGGGCGGATGTCGATCTCTGGCGCGGCGATGCTGTCATCGACGTTTTACGTCATGTTCGCCTGGGCGACGATGCTCGGCGTGCTGTTGATCACCCCCGCCATTGTCGCGGGGGCGATCGCCACCGAGCGTGAGCGGCGCACGATCGAATACCTCTTCGCCACCGATCTGTCGAACGCGGAGATCGTGCTCGACAAGATCGTCGCGCGGCTGCTGGTGGTCGCGAAGTTGGTGCTCGCCACGCTGCCGGTGCTCGCCATCTTCCGCCTGCTGGGGGGCGTGCCCGGCGCGCTGTTGCTGACGCACTTCGCGATGCTCGCCAGCACCGCAACGCTCACCGCCGCGATTGCGCTGACGGTCGGCGTGTGGTGCGAGCGGGCGCGCGACGCCGTGCCCCGCGCCATCGGGGCGGTGTTTGCTTGGATCGTCGCGCTGCCGATGGCGTTCTTTATTAGCTCCTTGCTGATGTTCCGGCAGACGCCGTGGGCGGACTGGTTCAACACCAGCGTCCTGATGCCGACGATCCAGGCGATGGCGGCCGTCCATCCGCTGATGATGCTCTTCCAATCGTCCGGCGTGTTGGGGTCGGTGCTGGGCATCGACCTCGACCGCTGGGCGATCGCGCGGATGGTCCTGCTTCACTTCGTCGCGGCGACGGTGCTGCTGGGGGTGTGCGTCGCCATGGTGCGGAAGGTCCACCTGCGAGCGGCCGCGAAGCCGGGCGTCAGGCTCAAGGCCACGACGGGCTCGGCCGCTTCGCGTTCGCCCTACGAGAATCGCCCGATGCTGTGGAAGGAGATGTTCGCCGCGTCGGTCCGCAAGTCGGGCACGAAGAAGTGGGTGGCGAGGTTGGGCGTGGCGGTGCTGCTGATCGCCGCGGGTTCTCCGTTCGCGGTGATGCTCTACGGCGTCATTACGGGCGAGTGGCGGGTGGATTTCGAGACGTACATGGGCGTCGCCACCGGGATCGTCACGACGTGCGGCTCGATCCTCGTGCTACTGATCGGCAGCCGTGCGGCGGGGCTGGTGACCTACGAGCACGAACGCGACACGCTCGTGTCGTTGCTCTCGACCCCGCTGGACAGCACAGCGATCGTCTCCGCGAAGACGTGGGGCAACCTCTACGCCTACCGCTGGCCGCTGATCGGATTGGCGCTGATCCCGTTGCTAGGCGCCATGATCGAGATCCAGGCGTTGCTCTCAACCCTCGGCGTCATCACTTCGCTCGCGCTGCTGTCGTGGGCGGCGACGGCCATCGGGCTGGCGGTCTCGATGCGGATGAAGAACTCCATCAAGGCGATCGCGGCGACGATGTTTGTCTTGCTGGCGATCGGCGTCTTCTATTCACTCCTCGGGTTTACTTTCGCGGCGGTCGGAGGGTGGAGCGATAACGACTTTGCGATCTTCGTCGCCCCTCCGCTTGCGCCGTTCCTAATCGCATTCCCCATGCTCGTGGGCGCCGAGTCGTCCGGACCGCCCGACGAAGTCGTCGCCTCGTACGCGCTTGGTCTGGGTTTCTACGCGGTCATCGGGTTCTTCGTGACGGTAAGCAACAAGCGGCAATTCGACCGCATCAACGGCCGCAGCCCCGAAGCGGTCCCACTACCCGTTTCGGCGAATCACCAGCCGTTGGCGTCCCAGGCGAACTCTTGTTGA